In Thermodesulfobacteriota bacterium, the genomic stretch TTTTCAGAGTGGCATGTGCATCGCCCGGCGCAAGCAGTATCCTGCCGGCGGCCACATGGTCTCCGTCCCGCGCCTCGCGAACTTCAAGTCGGCATATGCTCCTCAGCCGTGACGCGAAGGTCCCGGTGAAGCCCGGCGGCATGTGCTGGACTATGACGACGGCGGCGGGTAGGTCGCGCGGGAGCGAGGGGAGCATATAGGTCAGCGCGTTAGGCCCCCCCGTGGATGCGCCTATGGCGACCACCTTTTCAGCCGGCCTCGCCTGTCCCGGACGGGGCGGCGATGACACAGCGGCCGCGCCCCTCCTTGCCTCCAGGCGGAGCCTAGAGGGCAGGCCCTCCTTCGCGGCCACCACCTTCCTGATAAGCTCCTCCGATATAACTCTCATATTGGCCGGGAGAGCCCCCTTCGGTTTCGAGACCACCTCCATGGCGCCGAGCTCGAACGCCTTCATGGCAAGTTCCGCGCCGTGGCGGGTAATGGAGCTCACGACCACTACGGGTATGCTGAAGTCCTCCACCAGGCGGCGGAGAGCCGTGAGGCCGTCCATGCCCGGCATGTCGAGGTCGAGCGTTATCACGTCGGGCCTGTACTTTTCCGCCTTGCTCAGGGCGAACGCGCCATCCATGGCCGTGGCGACAACCTCGATTTCGGAGCTCCTCTCCAGGATGAGCGGGATCATCTTTCTCATCAGGGCAGAGTCGTCCACGACCATGACTTTTATCTTTTCCCTGGACGTTTCCATAATCGCGTCACCCGGCGGCTGCCTGCGTCTGAAAGGCGGGGTCAGGCCCCGGCTGAGACCGGGAGATGAGTTCGCTTACGTTCAGGAGCAGGGCTATCTTCCCGTTCCCGAGAACCGAGGCGCCGCTCACCACGTTTGACTCCTGGCATTTCCGGTCTATCGGCTTTATCACGATCTCCCGCTCTCCGGCGAGCGCCTCCACGGGGAGACCTATTCTCCTCGCGCCGTGCCTGACGACGATGACAAAGGCCTTGCGCTCCCTTATCCAGCGCGCGTCCCGGCTCTCGCGCTCGATGCCGGCCAGGAGGAGCACTCCCTCCCTTGCCTTCAGGAAATCCCTTCCGGCTATGTTTACGATGTCGGAAGGCCGCGTCCTGACTATCTCGGCCACCGAGCCGAGGGGCAGGGCGTAGAGGCTGCCGCCTATCCTGGCCAGCACGGCCCTGATTATCGAGAGCGTCAGAGGGAACCTCAAGGTAAACACGGTCCCCTTTCCGGGGCGCGATGCGACCGAAAGGGTGCCCCGCATCGCCTCCACGCTGGCCCTCGCTATGTCCATCCCTATCCCCCTTCCGGAAAGGCCGTTAACCTCGCCCGCGGTCGAGAGACCGGGCAGGAAAATGAGCTCCGTCGATTCGCCTTCGCCCATCGAAGCCGCCTCTTCGCTGCCTATCGCGCCCCTTTCGAGCGCCTTGGCCCTGAGGCGTTCGGTGTCGATGCCCCTGCCGTCGTCCTCGACCTTTATCTCTATCCCGCCATCATGGTGCGATGCCTCTATTACGATGGTGCCGGCGCGGGGCTTGCCTGCCAGGGCCCTCTCTTCCGGGGGCTCGATACCGTGGTCTACCGCGTTCCTGAAGATATGCAGGAGCGGCTCCGCAATCATGTCCGCGATGGCCTTGTCCAGCTCCGTTTCCTCGCCCCTGAGCTTGAGATCAATCTCCTTGCCGCTCGCCTTGCAGTACTCCCTCGCCAGCCTGGGAAAGCGCCTGAAAATGCTTTGGACAGGGACCATTCTTATCGAAAGGACGTTCTTCTGCAGGTCGGAAAGGCTCCTTGAAATGAACGCTCTGGCCTTCAGGAATCCCTGCACCAGCTCGTCTTTCGGGTATTTGGATTCGAACCTGCCGACCAGCTGCTCGATCATGGAGCGGCCTGTCACCAGCTCGCCGACGAGGTCCATGAGCTGATCGACCTTGTTGGAGAGGACCCTTATTGAGGAGGAATAGCCGTCCGCGCCGGGCTCCGGGGGCTTCCTTCCATTCAATTCAGCTTCGGCCTCGTCCGGGACAACGCGCACCGCGGCCCCGGCCTTCCGGCGGTCTTTTCGGGGTCGGGCCGCCGGGCCCGCCTTGGAAAGCGCGCTTTTCATCCTGGCCATGAGGCCTTCGGGCAAAGCATATTCGACCCCGTTACGGTCCGCCTCGACTGCGGCGTGTATCTCGTCCGCGACTTCGAGGAGCATCCCGGTTATTACGCTGTCGAAGCCGACTGCCCGCCTGTCGGCGGCCGCCATTATGTCCTCTGCCAGGTGTATGAGCTCCGCTAACCCGTGTAGGCCCATGGATGACGAGTCGCCCTTCAGGGTATGAAATAGCCTCTTTATGCGCCTTGCTGAATCAACCGGGTCCCCGGCTGATTCCAGCCCGGGTATTTCGAGCCCGAGCTGCTCGTTTATCTCAAAGGCCTGGAGATAAAAGGTCTCTTTCAGGACCCTGACCTCATCGGCCGTCAGATCAATGTTGTCCTGTCGAGAGCGCGTCATCCCAGGGCCTCTCCTGAAGACTCTCTTTTCCTGTATGCCGTACCCTTGTTGTGATGGAAGAACTCGAAGTCAGCGTCAATGCCGTGCAGTGTTTCGCTGTGGCCCAGGAAGAGCCAGCCGCCCGGGACGATGGCCCGCTCGAACCTCCTTATCGCCTTGTCCCTTGTCCTTTCATCGAAGTATATGAGCACGTTCCTGCAGAACACCGCGTCAAAGCCGGTTTCGATGATATCGTTCAGCAGGTTGTGATGTATGAACCTCACCGGCTTTCTTATGTCGCCGCTCACCGTGTATCCGTTGCCGGTTTTCCGGAAACAGGATTCCACGTGCCTCGCTTCCAGGCCTTCCATCCTCTCGGTTGGATAAAAACCGGCCTGGGCTATCTTGAGCGCCGAAAGGCTCAGGTCCGAAGCGAGTATATTCACGCGCAAGCTCCTCAGGTCGGGGACGGCCTCGTTCAGGATAATGGAAATCGTGTACGGTTCCTGCCCGGTGGAGCATCCGGCGCTCCAGATATTGATCCTGCAAGACCCGTCCGACCGTTTTCTGGATATTATTTCCGGGAGTACGGCCTCGGCGAAGAAATTGAGCTGCGGCTTGTTACGGAAAAACGAGGTCTCGTTGATCGTAAGGTCGTCCAGGAAGGTAAGGAGCTCCGCCCCGCCTTTCTCCTCGTCGTTGAGGATGACGTAATAGCCGTAGAAACTGGGAACGCCGAGGGCCTTCATTCTCCTGAAAGCCTTGTGCTCCACGAAAGGCTTCTTCTCCTCGCCTAGCCAGAGGCCGCTCTTTTCGTACACAAGCCCCCTCAAGAGCCGGAACTCGTCTGTCGTCGCGCCAGTCAGGCAGGCGCTTGTCATGATTCTCGTCTGCATTCGTACCGCCGCTCCCGTTCCCAATAAGGCAGGTTGCGGGAAAGCGCAACCTGCTGCTCAATTCCGTATGGATTGCCGGATTGCGGGACTGTAAAGTAGTGCAATCGTGACTCGCGCGAATTCACTTCGTGCAAGCCGTCTCGGACAAAGTCCGGGAAGGACTTTTCTGCAACTGTCAGTTGGCCACGAGCCTGAACTTCCTGGGCTGCGCCTCCTCCTGCCGGCACGCGTCGTCCCGTATCGCGAACCTTGCGACCAGCGTGCTGAACGACTCCGACTGCCTGGCCATCTGCTCAGCCGCAGTCGCGAGCTGCATCGCGCAGGAAGTGTTGTGCTGGACCATTTCCCGGAGCTTCTCCATACTTTTCACGACCTGTTCGGTGCCTGAGGCCTGCTCGTCCGCCGAGGAGCTTATCTCCATCGTTATCTCATTAAGCCTGCTCAGGGCCTTCGATATGGCGCCGCACCCGCTGGCCTGCTCGGCAGTCGCTGCTCCTATCTCCTGCGAGTACCTGGCCACCTCGGCGACCGATACGTCTATCCTCTTGAGCGAATCGACCACGTCCTCGGAGAGCTTGAGCGCCCTCCCGACCGTCTCTACGTTCTTCTCGACGTTGTCGACCGCCGCGGAGGTGTCCTTCTGGATTCCGTATATCAGGGTGGATATCTCCGCGGTGCTCTTGGCGGAGCGCTCGGCCAGGTTGCGCACCTCGTCGGCCACCACGGCGAACCCGAGGCCGTGCTCGCCGGCCCTCGCGGCCTCTATGGCCGCGTTGAGCGCAAGGAGGTTCGTCTGCTCGGCCAAGTCGTCTATCACCTCTATTATCTTCCCGATGTCGCCGGTCCTCGCGCCGAGGAGCCTCATGGTGTCGGCGGATTTTCCGATCACGCCCATGATGTTCTTGACCCCGTCCGACGAGAGGTCGACTGCCATGCGCCCGGAGGAGACGGCCTCGTTGCTCTGCAGCGCGAGGTCCACGAGCTTCCTGGAGTTTTCCGCCACCCTGGCTATCGAGGCGATGAGCTCCTCTATTGAGGCCGAGGTCTCGGCCACGAACTGGGACTGCGACTGCATGCCCTTCGCGACGCTCTGGAGGTTGGCGCTCATCTCGTGCATCGTGGCCGTAATCTCGTCCACGGCGACCGAGGCTATCTCGCCGTTCTTGCTCGTCTGCTCGCTGGTGTTAGCTATCTCCACCGCCGTTGCCGCGAACTGCTCCGAGCCGCCCCTAACCTGCGAGACTATCCCGCCGAGTCCCCTGGCCATCCTGTTGAAGGCGTTTCCCAGCACGTCCTTCCCGGACCTGGGCGTGACCTCCGAGGTGAGGTCGCCCTCGGCTATGGAGCCGGCCGTCTTCGCGATACCCTGGAGGTAATCGATCATCTCCCGGAAGGCGTTTGCGAGAGAGCCTATCTCGTCATCGGACTTTACCGCCACGTCGGTTTCTATCTCTCCCCTTGAGACCTTCTCGGCAACGCCGGTAAGCTCCCCTATGGCCCTCGATATGGACCTTGAGACGAGCAAGGCTGTCAGGAGGGAAATCAACGCGATGGCCGCGCCACCCGCGATTACGGCCAGATAAAGGAAGAGCTTGCCTTTTTTGACCCTTTGGGCGGCTTCGGCCCTGCTTTCCTCTATTGAGGACAGCAACTCCCTTGCCTTCTCCGCCCCGGGCGCCCAATAGCTCCTGCCGTATTCCCTGAAAAGGTCCGACGCCCTCCTGGCCCGCTCGGCGTCGGTCATGGCATATAGCTTTATTGCCGAGGCCCCGGCACCCTCGATATGGCCCCGGAGGTCCCTTATGGCCTCCTTCCGGCTTTCCTCTGCGCTCAACCTCTCCATTTCGCCTAAAAGGCCCTCTGCCTCCCTTGCCTTTCGGTTCATCTCATCCGCGTGCTCGCCTCCGCCGGTTAGGATGAACTCGTTCATGCTCGCCTGCATAAGGCTGAGGCTCCCCTGGACCCTGCCTGCCAGCGCCTGCTCTTCCCCGAGCTCGTTCAGTTCGGCGAGCGGGCCCGCCAGCCTCTCCGACATCAGCAAAACAAGCCCGCTGAACGCCGCGGAAAGGGCTACCAGGATAAGGAAGCTTTTCAGCAATTTCCTGCCGATCTTGTTCATTATTTCCTCCAAAAAGTCGTCCGGCTTTGATTACGCCGCCGGGACCTGACGGGCCCGGCTTGCGGCGGCCGCGCCCGGATTCAAAAGCTCGTCTATGTCTACCAGGACAATAAGCCTGTCCTTGAGCCTCCCCACCCCGGCGACATAGCTTCCGGCCGCGTTCGAAACGGCTTCGGGCGGCGGCTCTATGTCATCCTTTTCCATTTTGACTATCTCCGAGACCGAGTCCACGAGAAGCCCGGCGAGACCGCCTCCCAGCTCGAGCACCAGTATCCTGTTGGCTTTGACTTCGCCGGAAGGCGTCTTGCCGAGGCGCCTGCTCATATCGATGACCGGGACTATCCTGCCCCTGAGGTTAATCACCCCCCTGTAGAAATCCGGGGATTCGGGCACGGCGGTTACTTCCGGGACCCTGACTATCTCCCTGACCCTGTCTATCGGGATCCCGAAGAAATCGTCATTGTTCCTGAAACCCACGAGATGCAGCATGCCTGCCACTTCAAAGCTCCTTTTGCCTGCAGCCCTCGATGATCTTCCAGAGGTCCGCGAGGTCAGCCGGCTTTTGCAGGAAGAAATCGGCCCCGCTCAATAGCGCCCTTGACTTGATGCCGGGCGTGGCATCGCTGGTCATGAGCCCTATGCTTATCTCCGGCCTTATCTGCCTTGCCAGCGGTATGGCGGATATTCCGTCGAGGCCCGGCATGTGCAGGTCCATGATGATACCGTCGTAATCATCCTCCGCTAGGCTCCTGAGGGCGTCGCCCATGTTGAAATGGCTGACTACCTGCACCTTGTGCTTCTTGAGTATCGATGAAACAAGTGTCGTCATGAAGAGGTCGTCGTCTACGATAAGGTATTTCATAGTCCGTACAGATGAGCAATAGCCATGCCAATGTCAAACGATGCGTAAATGCTCGCTTTTTTCCCAGGCTGGGGGATCAGACAGGGCATTTTGCCACCCTGTGCAGGGCAGAATGCCCGATTAAGGGCGGAAATGGTGTCGTGGGATTTGCAATGAAGGGGTCAGAGGCCGTAAAGACGTATTTTCCTGTAGAGAGTCTTTACGTCTATCTCGAGTATTTCAGCGGCTTTTTTCCTGTTCCCTTTCGTATGGCCGAGGACCTTCCCGATATGCTCTTTTTCCACCTCGGCCAGGGAAACAAGGACAGGCACTGCGCCCGGCCTGTCCGCATTTGATGCATGTACCGGCTCTATATGCAGGTCTGAGGGGCCTATCTCGTCCGAATCGCTTATGATGGCCGCCCGGGTGAGCGCGTTCTGAAGCTCCCTGATGTTGCCGGGCCAGCTGTGCGTCATGAGCACGCCAAGGGCGGCGGGGCTGATTTTTTTCCTGTAGCCCGCCGGCAGCCTGGAGAGGAGGTCCTCCGCGAGAGGGGGTATGTCCTCCTTCCTTTCCCTGAGCGGAGGCAGCTCCATGACGACGCTGCTCAACCTGTAATAGAGGTCCTCCCTGAAGCGCCCGTCCGCGGCCATCCCGGGGAGGTCCCTGTTCGTCGCCGTTACGACGCGCAGGTCCACATGGAGCTCTTTTGTGCCGCCCACCTTGTAGAAGGTCCCCTTTTCGATTACCCTCAGGAGCTTCGCCTGCATCTCGTAGGGTACCTCCCCTATCTCGTCGAGGAACAGAGTTCCGCCGTCGGCCAGCTCCAGAAGGCCCGCCTTGGAGGTCAGGGCGCCTGTAAACGCGCCTTTTTCGTACCCGAAGAGCTCGCTTTCGAAAAGGCTCGGCTGTATCGTCGCCGCGTTGAAAATGATAAATGGGGCCGCGGAACGCGACGAGTTCTCGTGTATGAACTCCGCGAAAAGCTCTTTCCCGGTCCCGCTCTCCCCGAGTATCAGCACCGGTGCATCGGACCTCGCCACCTTGCCCGCCTCGCGGAGGAGCTTCGTCACGGACCGGCTCTTCGTTATGATCCTCCCGCGCCCCTCGCTCATCCTCTTAAGGACAAGGCTGTCCTGGCGCAGGAGCCTCTTCTCAAATGCTTTTCTGATGAGAAAGGCCATTTTTTCAAGGCTGCAGGGTTTGGTAAGGAACTCGTAGGCGCCGAGCCTGATGGCCTCAACCGCAGTTTGCAGGCTGGTGCACGCGGTTAAGACTATGAATTCGGCGGGTATGGCCTGCTCCGCCGCCCTGCCCAGGACCTCAAGCCCGTTCAGGCCAGGCATGTTTATGTCGAGGATGCAGACGTCGAAGGGCTCGTCTTCCAGGAGCTTCATTCCCTCCCCGCCGCTCAGGGCGGACGCGACCTTGAAGCCTTCGCGGGCAAGCTCCTCCTTGAGGACGGAGACGAAAGGCTCCTCGTCGTCGATAATGCAGACCCTCGCGGTCCTTTTAGGAGCGGATACCGGCATCCTTCCTTCCCCTCGTGAGCGGCAGGCGTATGGTCACCAGGCACCCCTTGCCAGCGTCGGATTCGACATCCAGGCCGCCATTGTGCCAGCTTATTATCTCATGGGCGACCGTGAGCCCAAGCCCGGCCCTTGCGTTCCCTTTGGTGGTAAAAAACGGGGTGAAGACGCTCCCCAGGTGTTCGCGTGCTATGCCGGCCCCGTTATCCTCTATCTCAATGATTAGATGCGCCTCGTCCCCGCCCTTCCGGAGGGAAGTAGAGACCGTTACCAGGGCGTCCTCCCTGCCCTCGACCGACTCGAGCGCGTTCACAAGGACCGAGACGATCGCCTGTCTCAGGAGCGTTTCGTTGGTCATTGCGGCAGGGAGGCCCTGCTGGAAGCGCGTCTCCACGCGAGTCCTTAAAAAACCCTTGCTCGATTTCAGGATGGATATGAGCTCCTCCAGGATCCTGTTTACGTCCGTCTCGGTCCTTTCGCCGGTTTCGGTCCTGCCGGCGCTCATCAATATCATGGCCACGTCCTTGCACTTTTCGACCTGCTTCATGGAAATACCGAGATACCGCTCGAACCTCTGAGAAATCTCCCGGTCGCCTATTAAGCCCCTCTCCACTTCCTTTGAGAGGGACTCCAGGCATACCATCAACGTCGAAAGCGGGTTATTCACCTGGTGCGCTATGCCGGCTGCCAGGTGTCCGAGCGTAAAGAGCCTCTCTTTGGCAAGGAGCGTCGATTCGAGCCTCCTCTGAATCGTCATGTCCTCGATTATGACGGCGGCATGCGAGACCTCGCCGCTTTCCGACCGGATAGGGGTCTTGGTGACCCTGTAGTGCCTCTTGTACCCGTTAACCAGGAGCGAGGTCTCCTCGGCCCGGATCACCGCGCCTTTTTCGAAAACCTCCCTGAATTCGGCAGCCATGGCGTCTATAGGCTTCGGGGACGCCACGCTGGGCCTGTGCACCATCAGAACCGACACGAGCGGCCTGCCGATGGCCTCCTCCTGTTTGACGCCGTACGGGCCCTCCTCGCCTTTTTTGTTCCAAAAGGCTATGTTGAGGTCCCTGTCGACTATATAGTATTTGTAGGGCAGTATGTCCAGAGCCCTGGCAAGGAGTTCGATGTCGAAAGGTATCCGGTCGGCCATGGGAGAAAAGGGTATGCTGGATTTCAAGAAATCCGCAGGAGAACGTGCGA encodes the following:
- a CDS encoding chemotaxis protein CheA, with translation MTRSRQDNIDLTADEVRVLKETFYLQAFEINEQLGLEIPGLESAGDPVDSARRIKRLFHTLKGDSSSMGLHGLAELIHLAEDIMAAADRRAVGFDSVITGMLLEVADEIHAAVEADRNGVEYALPEGLMARMKSALSKAGPAARPRKDRRKAGAAVRVVPDEAEAELNGRKPPEPGADGYSSSIRVLSNKVDQLMDLVGELVTGRSMIEQLVGRFESKYPKDELVQGFLKARAFISRSLSDLQKNVLSIRMVPVQSIFRRFPRLAREYCKASGKEIDLKLRGEETELDKAIADMIAEPLLHIFRNAVDHGIEPPEERALAGKPRAGTIVIEASHHDGGIEIKVEDDGRGIDTERLRAKALERGAIGSEEAASMGEGESTELIFLPGLSTAGEVNGLSGRGIGMDIARASVEAMRGTLSVASRPGKGTVFTLRFPLTLSIIRAVLARIGGSLYALPLGSVAEIVRTRPSDIVNIAGRDFLKAREGVLLLAGIERESRDARWIRERKAFVIVVRHGARRIGLPVEALAGEREIVIKPIDRKCQESNVVSGASVLGNGKIALLLNVSELISRSQPGPDPAFQTQAAAG
- a CDS encoding methyl-accepting chemotaxis protein produces the protein MNKIGRKLLKSFLILVALSAAFSGLVLLMSERLAGPLAELNELGEEQALAGRVQGSLSLMQASMNEFILTGGGEHADEMNRKAREAEGLLGEMERLSAEESRKEAIRDLRGHIEGAGASAIKLYAMTDAERARRASDLFREYGRSYWAPGAEKARELLSSIEESRAEAAQRVKKGKLFLYLAVIAGGAAIALISLLTALLVSRSISRAIGELTGVAEKVSRGEIETDVAVKSDDEIGSLANAFREMIDYLQGIAKTAGSIAEGDLTSEVTPRSGKDVLGNAFNRMARGLGGIVSQVRGGSEQFAATAVEIANTSEQTSKNGEIASVAVDEITATMHEMSANLQSVAKGMQSQSQFVAETSASIEELIASIARVAENSRKLVDLALQSNEAVSSGRMAVDLSSDGVKNIMGVIGKSADTMRLLGARTGDIGKIIEVIDDLAEQTNLLALNAAIEAARAGEHGLGFAVVADEVRNLAERSAKSTAEISTLIYGIQKDTSAAVDNVEKNVETVGRALKLSEDVVDSLKRIDVSVAEVARYSQEIGAATAEQASGCGAISKALSRLNEITMEISSSADEQASGTEQVVKSMEKLREMVQHNTSCAMQLATAAEQMARQSESFSTLVARFAIRDDACRQEEAQPRKFRLVAN
- a CDS encoding chemotaxis protein CheW, giving the protein MLHLVGFRNNDDFFGIPIDRVREIVRVPEVTAVPESPDFYRGVINLRGRIVPVIDMSRRLGKTPSGEVKANRILVLELGGGLAGLLVDSVSEIVKMEKDDIEPPPEAVSNAAGSYVAGVGRLKDRLIVLVDIDELLNPGAAAASRARQVPAA
- a CDS encoding protein-glutamate O-methyltransferase CheR, encoding MQTRIMTSACLTGATTDEFRLLRGLVYEKSGLWLGEEKKPFVEHKAFRRMKALGVPSFYGYYVILNDEEKGGAELLTFLDDLTINETSFFRNKPQLNFFAEAVLPEIISRKRSDGSCRINIWSAGCSTGQEPYTISIILNEAVPDLRSLRVNILASDLSLSALKIAQAGFYPTERMEGLEARHVESCFRKTGNGYTVSGDIRKPVRFIHHNLLNDIIETGFDAVFCRNVLIYFDERTRDKAIRRFERAIVPGGWLFLGHSETLHGIDADFEFFHHNKGTAYRKRESSGEALG
- a CDS encoding sigma-54 dependent transcriptional regulator, translating into MPVSAPKRTARVCIIDDEEPFVSVLKEELAREGFKVASALSGGEGMKLLEDEPFDVCILDINMPGLNGLEVLGRAAEQAIPAEFIVLTACTSLQTAVEAIRLGAYEFLTKPCSLEKMAFLIRKAFEKRLLRQDSLVLKRMSEGRGRIITKSRSVTKLLREAGKVARSDAPVLILGESGTGKELFAEFIHENSSRSAAPFIIFNAATIQPSLFESELFGYEKGAFTGALTSKAGLLELADGGTLFLDEIGEVPYEMQAKLLRVIEKGTFYKVGGTKELHVDLRVVTATNRDLPGMAADGRFREDLYYRLSSVVMELPPLRERKEDIPPLAEDLLSRLPAGYRKKISPAALGVLMTHSWPGNIRELQNALTRAAIISDSDEIGPSDLHIEPVHASNADRPGAVPVLVSLAEVEKEHIGKVLGHTKGNRKKAAEILEIDVKTLYRKIRLYGL
- a CDS encoding response regulator; translation: MKYLIVDDDLFMTTLVSSILKKHKVQVVSHFNMGDALRSLAEDDYDGIIMDLHMPGLDGISAIPLARQIRPEISIGLMTSDATPGIKSRALLSGADFFLQKPADLADLWKIIEGCRQKEL
- a CDS encoding ATP-binding protein, encoding MADRIPFDIELLARALDILPYKYYIVDRDLNIAFWNKKGEEGPYGVKQEEAIGRPLVSVLMVHRPSVASPKPIDAMAAEFREVFEKGAVIRAEETSLLVNGYKRHYRVTKTPIRSESGEVSHAAVIIEDMTIQRRLESTLLAKERLFTLGHLAAGIAHQVNNPLSTLMVCLESLSKEVERGLIGDREISQRFERYLGISMKQVEKCKDVAMILMSAGRTETGERTETDVNRILEELISILKSSKGFLRTRVETRFQQGLPAAMTNETLLRQAIVSVLVNALESVEGREDALVTVSTSLRKGGDEAHLIIEIEDNGAGIAREHLGSVFTPFFTTKGNARAGLGLTVAHEIISWHNGGLDVESDAGKGCLVTIRLPLTRGRKDAGIRS